In a single window of the Nycticebus coucang isolate mNycCou1 chromosome 13, mNycCou1.pri, whole genome shotgun sequence genome:
- the LOC128563524 gene encoding cell division control protein 42 homolog gives MQTIKCVVVGDGAVGKTCLLISYTTNKFPSEYVPTVFDNYAVTVMIGGEPHTLGLFDTAGQEDYDRLRPLSYPQTDVFLVCFSVVSPSSFENVKEKWVPEITHHCPKTPFLLVGTQVDLRDDPSTIEKLAKNKQKPITPETAEKLARDLKAVKYVECSALTQKGLKNVFDEAILAALEPPEPKKSRRCVLL, from the coding sequence ATGCAGACAATTAAGTGCGTTGTGGTAGGCGATGGTGCTGTTGGTAAAACATGTCTCCTGATATCCTACACAACAAACAAATTTCCATCTGAATATGTTCCGACTGTTTTTGACAACTATGCAGTCACAGTTATGATTGGTGGAGAGCCGCATACTCTTGGACTTTTTGATACTGCAGGGCAAGAGGATTATGACAGATTACGACCGCTGAGTTATCCACAAACAGATGTATTTCTAGTCTGCTTTTCAGTGGTCTCTCCATcctcatttgaaaatgtgaaagaaaagtgGGTGCCTGAGATAACTCACCATTGTCCAAAGACTCCTTTCTTGCTTGTTGGGACCCAAGTTGATCTCAGAGATGATCCTTCTACTATTGAGAAACTTGCCAAGAACAAACAGAAACCTATCACACCAGAGACTGCTGAAAAGCTGGCCCGTGACCTGAAGGCTGTCAAGTATGTGGAGTGTTCTGCACTTACACAGAAAGGcctaaaaaatgtatttgatgaAGCAATATTGGCTGCCCTGGAACCTCCAGAACCGAAGAAGAGCCGCAGGtgtgtgctgctatga